A part of Triplophysa dalaica isolate WHDGS20190420 chromosome 17, ASM1584641v1, whole genome shotgun sequence genomic DNA contains:
- the LOC130438663 gene encoding L-seryl-tRNA(Sec) kinase isoform X3, translating to MNLMSASDEWKQQRKTVLTCLERFLHQTHTHTDVTHTDVTHSDVTHTHTVNDRWWMQLQRSRCHTNTQPLLVLLDDNFYYQSMRHQIFQLARTYSMGFCQVWVRCPLDICLRRNQCRPLRVPDEVMLQMSERMEPPNESRNSWEQQSLTVDSTKSITDEDVQKLMDLLRSAMENPLRPVQDHCQQKEADRQICATNFLHRADQMCRRLISKAMTSACEAQASSDVLKDLAKELNELKTHFLQELKKEILHQMSLCPEEPMNTEKLLMTAARAFDRDTQAQLQQRFSGMVFF from the exons ATGAATCTGATGTCTGCCTCG GACGAGTGGAAGCAGCAGAGGAAGACGGTCCTGACCTGTCTGGAGAGATTCCtgcatcagacacacacacacactgatgtcacacacactgatgtcaCACACTctgatgtcacacacacacacactgttaatGACAGGTGGTGGATGCAGCTGCAGCGGAGCcgctgtcacacaaacacacagcctCTCCTCGTGCTGCTGGACGATAACTTCTATTATCAGAGCATGAGACACCAGATCTTCCAGCTCGCCAGAACGT ACTCCATGGGCTTCTGTCAGGTGTGGGTTCGGTGTCCGCTTGACATTTGTCTCCGGAGGAACCAGTGCAGACCTCTGCGTGTCCCTGATGAAGTGATGCTGCAGATGTCCGAGCGAATGGAACCTCCGAACGAGAGCAGAAACTCTTGGGAGCAGCAGAGCCTGACGGTGGACAGCACAAAGAGCATTACAGATGAAGACGT GCAGAAGCTGATGGATTTGTTGCGGTCTGCCATGGAAAACCCTTTGAGGCCCGTCCAGGACCATTGCCAGCAGAAG GAGGCGGACAGACAGATTTGTGCAACCAACTTTCTCCACCGAGCTGATCAGATGTGCAGGCGACTCATTTCTAAGGCTATGACATCAGCTTGTG AAGCTCAGGCATCTTCAGATGTTTTAAAGGATCTTGCTAAGGAGCTGAATGAGTTGAAGACGCACTTTCTGCAAGAGCTGAAGAAGGAAATCCTTCATCAAATGTCTCTGTGCCCGGAGGAgccaatgaacacagaaaaacttCTGATGACAGCAGCGAGAGCGTTTGACCGAGACACACAAGCACAGCTACAACAGAGATTTTCTGGAATGGTTTTTTTTTAG
- the LOC130438663 gene encoding L-seryl-tRNA(Sec) kinase isoform X2, which translates to MSRTCLCVLCGLPAAGKSRLAEVLRGQARSRGWETLLVTYDELIPARDWREDEWKQQRKTVLTCLERFLHQTHTHTDVTHTDVTHSDVTHTHTVNDRWWMQLQRSRCHTNTQPLLVLLDDNFYYQSMRHQIFQLARTYSMGFCQVWVRCPLDICLRRNQCRPLRVPDEVMLQMSERMEPPNESRNSWEQQSLTVDSTKSITDEDVQKLMDLLRSAMENPLRPVQDHCQQKEADRQICATNFLHRADQMCRRLISKAMTSACAQASSDVLKDLAKELNELKTHFLQELKKEILHQMSLCPEEPMNTEKLLMTAARAFDRDTQAQLQQRFSGMVFF; encoded by the exons ATGTCTCGCACGTGTCTCTGTGTCCTGTGCGGTTTACCGGCTGCGGGAAAATCCCGCCTCGCCGAGGTGCTGCGGGGTCAAGCGCGGAGCCGCGGGTGGGAGACGCTGCTGGTGACGTATGACGAGTTGATACCGGCGCGCGACTGGCGTGAG GACGAGTGGAAGCAGCAGAGGAAGACGGTCCTGACCTGTCTGGAGAGATTCCtgcatcagacacacacacacactgatgtcacacacactgatgtcaCACACTctgatgtcacacacacacacactgttaatGACAGGTGGTGGATGCAGCTGCAGCGGAGCcgctgtcacacaaacacacagcctCTCCTCGTGCTGCTGGACGATAACTTCTATTATCAGAGCATGAGACACCAGATCTTCCAGCTCGCCAGAACGT ACTCCATGGGCTTCTGTCAGGTGTGGGTTCGGTGTCCGCTTGACATTTGTCTCCGGAGGAACCAGTGCAGACCTCTGCGTGTCCCTGATGAAGTGATGCTGCAGATGTCCGAGCGAATGGAACCTCCGAACGAGAGCAGAAACTCTTGGGAGCAGCAGAGCCTGACGGTGGACAGCACAAAGAGCATTACAGATGAAGACGT GCAGAAGCTGATGGATTTGTTGCGGTCTGCCATGGAAAACCCTTTGAGGCCCGTCCAGGACCATTGCCAGCAGAAG GAGGCGGACAGACAGATTTGTGCAACCAACTTTCTCCACCGAGCTGATCAGATGTGCAGGCGACTCATTTCTAAGGCTATGACATCAGCTTGTG CTCAGGCATCTTCAGATGTTTTAAAGGATCTTGCTAAGGAGCTGAATGAGTTGAAGACGCACTTTCTGCAAGAGCTGAAGAAGGAAATCCTTCATCAAATGTCTCTGTGCCCGGAGGAgccaatgaacacagaaaaacttCTGATGACAGCAGCGAGAGCGTTTGACCGAGACACACAAGCACAGCTACAACAGAGATTTTCTGGAATGGTTTTTTTTTAG
- the LOC130438663 gene encoding L-seryl-tRNA(Sec) kinase isoform X4: MNSSDEWKQQRKTVLTCLERFLHQTHTHTDVTHTDVTHSDVTHTHTVNDRWWMQLQRSRCHTNTQPLLVLLDDNFYYQSMRHQIFQLARTYSMGFCQVWVRCPLDICLRRNQCRPLRVPDEVMLQMSERMEPPNESRNSWEQQSLTVDSTKSITDEDVQKLMDLLRSAMENPLRPVQDHCQQKEADRQICATNFLHRADQMCRRLISKAMTSACEAQASSDVLKDLAKELNELKTHFLQELKKEILHQMSLCPEEPMNTEKLLMTAARAFDRDTQAQLQQRFSGMVFF; this comes from the exons ATGAACTCTTCA GACGAGTGGAAGCAGCAGAGGAAGACGGTCCTGACCTGTCTGGAGAGATTCCtgcatcagacacacacacacactgatgtcacacacactgatgtcaCACACTctgatgtcacacacacacacactgttaatGACAGGTGGTGGATGCAGCTGCAGCGGAGCcgctgtcacacaaacacacagcctCTCCTCGTGCTGCTGGACGATAACTTCTATTATCAGAGCATGAGACACCAGATCTTCCAGCTCGCCAGAACGT ACTCCATGGGCTTCTGTCAGGTGTGGGTTCGGTGTCCGCTTGACATTTGTCTCCGGAGGAACCAGTGCAGACCTCTGCGTGTCCCTGATGAAGTGATGCTGCAGATGTCCGAGCGAATGGAACCTCCGAACGAGAGCAGAAACTCTTGGGAGCAGCAGAGCCTGACGGTGGACAGCACAAAGAGCATTACAGATGAAGACGT GCAGAAGCTGATGGATTTGTTGCGGTCTGCCATGGAAAACCCTTTGAGGCCCGTCCAGGACCATTGCCAGCAGAAG GAGGCGGACAGACAGATTTGTGCAACCAACTTTCTCCACCGAGCTGATCAGATGTGCAGGCGACTCATTTCTAAGGCTATGACATCAGCTTGTG AAGCTCAGGCATCTTCAGATGTTTTAAAGGATCTTGCTAAGGAGCTGAATGAGTTGAAGACGCACTTTCTGCAAGAGCTGAAGAAGGAAATCCTTCATCAAATGTCTCTGTGCCCGGAGGAgccaatgaacacagaaaaacttCTGATGACAGCAGCGAGAGCGTTTGACCGAGACACACAAGCACAGCTACAACAGAGATTTTCTGGAATGGTTTTTTTTTAG
- the LOC130438663 gene encoding L-seryl-tRNA(Sec) kinase isoform X1, which produces MSRTCLCVLCGLPAAGKSRLAEVLRGQARSRGWETLLVTYDELIPARDWREDEWKQQRKTVLTCLERFLHQTHTHTDVTHTDVTHSDVTHTHTVNDRWWMQLQRSRCHTNTQPLLVLLDDNFYYQSMRHQIFQLARTYSMGFCQVWVRCPLDICLRRNQCRPLRVPDEVMLQMSERMEPPNESRNSWEQQSLTVDSTKSITDEDVQKLMDLLRSAMENPLRPVQDHCQQKEADRQICATNFLHRADQMCRRLISKAMTSACEAQASSDVLKDLAKELNELKTHFLQELKKEILHQMSLCPEEPMNTEKLLMTAARAFDRDTQAQLQQRFSGMVFF; this is translated from the exons ATGTCTCGCACGTGTCTCTGTGTCCTGTGCGGTTTACCGGCTGCGGGAAAATCCCGCCTCGCCGAGGTGCTGCGGGGTCAAGCGCGGAGCCGCGGGTGGGAGACGCTGCTGGTGACGTATGACGAGTTGATACCGGCGCGCGACTGGCGTGAG GACGAGTGGAAGCAGCAGAGGAAGACGGTCCTGACCTGTCTGGAGAGATTCCtgcatcagacacacacacacactgatgtcacacacactgatgtcaCACACTctgatgtcacacacacacacactgttaatGACAGGTGGTGGATGCAGCTGCAGCGGAGCcgctgtcacacaaacacacagcctCTCCTCGTGCTGCTGGACGATAACTTCTATTATCAGAGCATGAGACACCAGATCTTCCAGCTCGCCAGAACGT ACTCCATGGGCTTCTGTCAGGTGTGGGTTCGGTGTCCGCTTGACATTTGTCTCCGGAGGAACCAGTGCAGACCTCTGCGTGTCCCTGATGAAGTGATGCTGCAGATGTCCGAGCGAATGGAACCTCCGAACGAGAGCAGAAACTCTTGGGAGCAGCAGAGCCTGACGGTGGACAGCACAAAGAGCATTACAGATGAAGACGT GCAGAAGCTGATGGATTTGTTGCGGTCTGCCATGGAAAACCCTTTGAGGCCCGTCCAGGACCATTGCCAGCAGAAG GAGGCGGACAGACAGATTTGTGCAACCAACTTTCTCCACCGAGCTGATCAGATGTGCAGGCGACTCATTTCTAAGGCTATGACATCAGCTTGTG AAGCTCAGGCATCTTCAGATGTTTTAAAGGATCTTGCTAAGGAGCTGAATGAGTTGAAGACGCACTTTCTGCAAGAGCTGAAGAAGGAAATCCTTCATCAAATGTCTCTGTGCCCGGAGGAgccaatgaacacagaaaaacttCTGATGACAGCAGCGAGAGCGTTTGACCGAGACACACAAGCACAGCTACAACAGAGATTTTCTGGAATGGTTTTTTTTTAG